The proteins below are encoded in one region of Terriglobales bacterium:
- a CDS encoding VOC family protein: MAATAIPGVATGHVGLNVSDLERSRRFYTEIFGFQVAAESTQEGRRFTLLGDGQKLVLTLWQQSQGRFEAKKPGLHHLSFQVADIAQVRDFERRLKERNVRFAYDGIVPHGAGAESGGIFFEDPDGIRLEIFAPAGVSQKPAPVADGPTCGFF, translated from the coding sequence ATGGCGGCAACTGCGATCCCCGGCGTGGCGACGGGCCACGTCGGTCTGAACGTGAGCGATCTCGAGCGTTCGCGCCGGTTCTATACCGAGATCTTCGGTTTCCAGGTAGCGGCCGAATCCACGCAGGAGGGGCGGCGTTTCACCCTGCTGGGCGACGGCCAGAAGCTGGTCCTTACTTTGTGGCAGCAAAGCCAGGGGCGCTTCGAGGCGAAGAAACCCGGCCTGCATCACCTGTCCTTCCAGGTGGCGGACATCGCGCAAGTACGCGACTTCGAGCGGCGGCTGAAGGAGCGCAACGTGCGCTTCGCCTACGACGGCATCGTGCCGCACGGGGCGGGCGCCGAGTCGGGCGGCATCTTCTTCGAGGACCCGGACGGCATCCGCCTGGAGATCTTCGCTCCCGCGGGCGTCAGCCAGAAGCCGGCCCCGGTAGCCGACGGGCCGACCTGCGGCTTTTTCTGA
- a CDS encoding ABATE domain-containing protein, translated as MSGRAKSFRTYNLHAEGGVGFLFVGNRLCLDFVNTRVIEHGKPADYLQSGTDVGRWLKAAGAGTAEGSPRNVPGGARLLREARTLRHALERMARQLAAGRPVPRSSVAAINRVLRARREHLQLVRTGGGFHTARQSETGDTLGLLAPVAFSAARLLTEDDPSRVRRCRNPACILYFYDTTRSRTRRWCSMQTCGNRLKVAAHRRRSRRSEN; from the coding sequence ATGAGCGGGCGGGCCAAAAGTTTCAGGACTTATAATCTGCACGCGGAGGGCGGCGTGGGCTTCCTGTTCGTGGGCAACCGGTTGTGCCTGGACTTCGTCAACACGCGGGTGATCGAGCACGGAAAGCCGGCGGACTACCTGCAGAGCGGAACTGACGTCGGGCGCTGGCTGAAAGCCGCCGGGGCGGGAACCGCTGAGGGCTCGCCGCGAAATGTGCCGGGGGGTGCGCGACTGCTGCGGGAAGCGCGCACTCTGCGCCATGCCCTCGAGAGGATGGCTCGGCAACTGGCGGCGGGCCGGCCGGTGCCGCGGTCTTCCGTGGCCGCCATCAACCGAGTACTGCGTGCCCGGCGCGAGCACCTGCAACTGGTGCGGACGGGCGGCGGGTTTCACACGGCGCGGCAGAGCGAAACCGGCGATACCCTCGGCCTTCTGGCTCCCGTGGCCTTTTCCGCTGCGCGGCTGCTGACCGAAGACGACCCCTCGCGGGTGCGGCGCTGCCGCAATCCCGCCTGCATCCTCTACTTCTATGACACCACCCGCAGCCGCACCCGCCGCTGGTGCAGCATGCAAACCTGCGGCAACCGCCTGAAGGTTGCAGCCCATCGTCGGCGTTCCCGCCGCTCTGAGAACTGA
- a CDS encoding GrpB family protein gives MGGRLVRPFCIKGESQPLPCKIQILPYDARWPELFQREAERIRTVLGAQALRIEHTGSTSVPGLAAKPVIDILLVVTDSSKEDLYRPALETTGYVLRIREADWYEHRMFNGPDTAVNLHVFSAGCPEIHRILAFRDWLRNNPGDRDLYARTKLMLAQTEWRDVQEYADAKTAIVKEILGRALLASRASVDR, from the coding sequence ATGGGCGGCCGCCTCGTCCGCCCATTTTGCATCAAAGGTGAGTCACAGCCGTTGCCCTGCAAGATCCAGATTCTTCCCTACGACGCTCGATGGCCCGAGCTCTTTCAGCGTGAGGCCGAGAGGATTCGGACCGTGCTCGGGGCACAAGCGCTGCGAATCGAGCACACCGGCTCGACGTCTGTACCCGGTCTTGCCGCCAAGCCGGTCATCGACATCCTCCTTGTGGTAACGGATTCGAGCAAGGAGGATCTGTACAGGCCCGCCCTGGAGACGACGGGCTACGTGCTCCGCATCCGCGAAGCCGACTGGTACGAGCATCGCATGTTCAACGGACCCGACACCGCGGTCAATCTGCACGTTTTTTCGGCCGGGTGCCCGGAAATCCATCGCATTCTGGCTTTCCGCGACTGGCTCCGAAACAATCCTGGCGATCGCGATCTGTACGCCCGTACGAAGCTGATGCTTGCGCAGACGGAATGGCGTGATGTCCAGGAGTATGCCGATGCCAAGACCGCAATCGTTAAGGAGATTCTCGGGCGAGCTTTGCTCGCCAGCAGGGCAAGCGTGGACCGGTAG
- the lnt gene encoding apolipoprotein N-acyltransferase, producing MRRIGKKAWLLAIASGVLQVLVFPAPDLYWLGWICLAPLLVALGSPRADGERPSPGQGFLLAWTAGILWIAVSCYWIYDTLRVYGHLHPLIAAGLLLLFCLYFAIPHGLFGMLFALAARLPRLGTGLALALSPAFWVTAELLRARSGPFPWDLLGTSQVENVPLARIATVTGVYGLSFAIVVVNAAFALAWLLPAPRRRATLVAGLASVLALQAGVVMKPSPSPAAQTAVLVQPNIPILDANWTMEFFQQTLEHMSRLSASGSQQAPSPRLVVWPESPAPFYERDPRFREPVSQAAQATDSWIVAGTLGTRPAGPESARRSEVLNSASLISPQGEWTGRYDKVHLVPFGEYVPFRRILFFAESLTKEVGDFTPGERRTVMRIDGHEIAVVICFEAIFPDEVRQFVAGGAEVLVNISNDTWLGQSGGVRQHLNMARMRAIENRRWVLRATNSGITAVIDPEGRVVARAARDAAAALVAPYGFVSSTTFYTRHGDVFAFLCAIITIAALAWALRPART from the coding sequence GTGCGGCGCATCGGGAAGAAGGCCTGGCTGCTGGCGATCGCCTCCGGCGTCCTGCAGGTGCTGGTTTTTCCCGCGCCCGACCTCTACTGGTTAGGCTGGATCTGCCTGGCGCCGCTGCTGGTGGCGCTGGGCAGTCCGCGCGCTGACGGCGAGCGTCCTTCGCCCGGGCAAGGATTCCTGCTGGCGTGGACCGCCGGCATCCTGTGGATCGCAGTCAGTTGCTACTGGATCTATGACACGCTGCGGGTGTACGGGCATCTGCATCCGCTGATTGCGGCCGGATTGCTGCTGCTCTTCTGCCTGTATTTCGCGATTCCTCACGGTTTGTTCGGGATGTTGTTCGCCCTAGCGGCGCGCTTGCCGCGGCTGGGCACGGGGCTGGCGCTGGCGCTCTCCCCGGCGTTCTGGGTAACGGCAGAACTGTTGCGCGCTCGCAGCGGCCCGTTCCCGTGGGACCTGCTGGGCACATCGCAGGTGGAGAACGTCCCGCTGGCGCGCATCGCGACCGTGACCGGCGTCTATGGCCTCTCGTTCGCCATCGTGGTGGTGAACGCAGCCTTCGCGCTGGCCTGGTTGCTGCCCGCCCCACGCCGTCGGGCGACGCTGGTGGCCGGGCTGGCCAGCGTCCTGGCTCTGCAGGCTGGGGTTGTCATGAAGCCGTCGCCCTCGCCGGCCGCCCAGACCGCCGTCCTGGTGCAGCCGAACATCCCCATCCTCGACGCCAACTGGACGATGGAGTTTTTCCAGCAGACGCTCGAGCACATGAGCCGGCTGAGCGCCAGTGGGTCTCAACAGGCGCCGTCGCCGCGCCTGGTGGTGTGGCCGGAATCGCCGGCCCCGTTCTACGAACGCGACCCGCGCTTTCGCGAGCCGGTGAGCCAGGCGGCGCAGGCCACCGATTCGTGGATCGTCGCCGGGACGCTGGGAACGCGGCCGGCGGGGCCCGAATCTGCGCGCCGTTCCGAGGTGCTGAATTCAGCCTCGCTGATATCGCCCCAGGGTGAGTGGACCGGTCGCTATGACAAAGTGCATCTCGTTCCCTTTGGCGAGTACGTCCCCTTTCGCCGCATCCTGTTCTTCGCCGAATCGCTGACCAAGGAAGTGGGCGATTTCACCCCCGGCGAGCGGCGCACCGTGATGCGCATCGACGGGCACGAGATTGCCGTCGTCATCTGCTTTGAAGCCATCTTTCCAGACGAAGTGCGGCAGTTCGTGGCCGGCGGCGCCGAGGTGCTGGTGAACATCTCCAACGACACCTGGCTGGGGCAGTCGGGCGGCGTGCGGCAGCACCTGAACATGGCGCGCATGCGGGCCATCGAGAACCGCCGCTGGGTGCTGCGCGCCACCAACAGCGGCATAACCGCCGTCATCGATCCCGAGGGCCGCGTGGTGGCCAGGGCGGCGCGCGACGCGGCGGCGGCCTTGGTAGCGCCCTACGGGTTCGTTTCCTCCACCACGTTCTACACCCGCCACGGCGATGTGTTCGCGTTCCTCTGTGCGATAATCACGATAGCGGCGCTCGCTTGGGCGCTGCGCCCCGCCCGAACCTGA
- a CDS encoding cation transporter, whose amino-acid sequence MTAVASTFDVQRQTLLRRGLRLEWLTVGWNLGEAVASVAAGFLAGSIALIGFGLDSVIESFSGAVMLWRLRAEQRDGERERLERRALRLVGLSLFALAAYVAFDATRSLWQREAPEQSYVGMAIAVLSLIVMPLLASAKRRVAAQLGSAAMHADSRQTDICAYLSAILLAGLALNAALGWWWADPVAALAMVPLIAYEGLEAVRGKTCCDTVSS is encoded by the coding sequence ATGACGGCAGTCGCTTCCACGTTCGACGTCCAACGTCAGACGCTGCTCCGCCGTGGCCTGCGCCTCGAATGGCTGACCGTGGGCTGGAATCTTGGCGAAGCGGTGGCCAGCGTGGCAGCCGGCTTCCTGGCCGGGAGCATCGCGCTCATCGGCTTTGGGCTGGATTCGGTGATTGAGAGCTTTTCCGGCGCCGTGATGCTGTGGCGCCTGCGTGCCGAGCAGCGCGACGGCGAGCGCGAGCGCCTGGAGCGCCGCGCCCTGCGCCTCGTCGGCCTCAGCCTGTTCGCGCTGGCGGCCTACGTCGCCTTCGACGCGACGCGGTCGCTCTGGCAGCGCGAAGCGCCGGAGCAGAGCTACGTGGGCATGGCGATCGCCGTGCTTTCGCTCATCGTGATGCCGCTGCTGGCGAGCGCCAAGCGCCGCGTGGCCGCGCAACTGGGCAGCGCCGCCATGCACGCCGACTCCCGCCAGACCGACATCTGCGCCTATCTCTCCGCCATCCTGCTGGCCGGGCTGGCGCTGAACGCGGCACTGGGCTGGTGGTGGGCCGACCCCGTCGCCGCTCTCGCCATGGTTCCGCTCATCGCCTACGAAGGTCTGGAGGCAGTGCGCGGCAAGACCTGCTGCGACACCGTGTCCTCATGA
- the ahcY gene encoding adenosylhomocysteinase: MPTATQVKCDIKDPELADQGRKRIEWANQSMPVLQSIRKDFIKNQPLKGTRIAACLHVTTETANLAITLRDGGAEVALCASNPLSTQDDVAAALVRDYSIPVFAIKGEDNETYYQHILAALETRPHITMDDGADLVTTALTKRTDVVEGIFGGTEETTTGVIRLRAMAKEGVLRYPIIAVNDALTKHMFDNRYGTGQSTLDGVVRATNLLIAGSKFVIAGYGWCGKGLAARAKGMGADVIVSEVDPTRALEAVMDGFRVMSMNEAARIGDVFVTVTGNKNVLNREHFEMMKNGAIVANSGHFNVEIDIPALEKMASSKRTIRPFVEEYALKDGKKVYLLGEGRLINLASAEGHPASVMDMSFANQALSVEYLVKNHASLEKKVYPVPEELDKRVARLKLESMGIKIDRLTPEQEEYLASWSEGT; the protein is encoded by the coding sequence ATGCCAACAGCGACGCAAGTGAAGTGCGACATCAAAGACCCGGAACTGGCCGACCAGGGCCGCAAGCGCATCGAGTGGGCCAATCAGTCCATGCCGGTGCTGCAGAGCATCCGCAAGGACTTCATCAAGAACCAGCCGCTCAAGGGCACGCGCATCGCCGCCTGCCTGCACGTTACCACCGAGACCGCCAATCTGGCCATCACCCTGCGCGACGGCGGCGCGGAAGTCGCCCTGTGCGCTTCCAATCCGCTCTCCACCCAGGACGACGTGGCGGCGGCGCTGGTGCGCGACTACAGCATCCCCGTATTCGCCATCAAGGGCGAGGACAACGAGACCTACTACCAGCACATCCTGGCGGCGCTGGAGACCCGGCCCCACATCACCATGGATGACGGTGCCGATCTCGTCACCACCGCCCTCACCAAGCGCACCGATGTGGTGGAGGGCATCTTCGGCGGCACCGAAGAGACCACCACCGGCGTCATCCGTCTGCGCGCCATGGCCAAGGAAGGCGTGCTGCGCTATCCCATCATCGCCGTGAACGACGCCCTGACCAAGCACATGTTCGACAACCGCTATGGCACGGGACAGTCCACCCTCGACGGCGTCGTGCGCGCCACCAACCTGCTCATCGCCGGCTCCAAGTTCGTCATCGCCGGCTACGGCTGGTGCGGAAAAGGCCTGGCGGCGCGGGCCAAGGGCATGGGGGCGGATGTCATTGTCAGCGAGGTCGATCCCACTCGCGCGCTGGAAGCCGTGATGGACGGCTTCCGCGTCATGTCCATGAACGAGGCCGCCCGTATCGGCGACGTCTTCGTCACCGTCACCGGCAACAAGAACGTCCTCAACCGCGAGCACTTCGAGATGATGAAGAACGGCGCCATCGTGGCCAACTCCGGCCACTTCAACGTGGAGATCGACATCCCCGCGCTGGAAAAAATGGCCTCCTCCAAGCGCACCATTCGCCCGTTCGTGGAAGAGTACGCCCTCAAGGACGGCAAGAAAGTCTACCTGCTGGGCGAAGGCCGGCTCATCAACCTGGCCTCAGCCGAAGGCCATCCGGCCTCGGTCATGGATATGAGCTTCGCCAACCAAGCGCTTTCGGTCGAATACCTGGTGAAGAACCATGCCTCGCTTGAGAAGAAGGTCTATCCCGTGCCGGAAGAGCTGGACAAGCGCGTGGCGCGGTTGAAGCTGGAGTCCATGGGCATCAAGATCGACCGCCTGACGCCGGAGCAGGAGGAGTATCTGGCGAGCTGGTCGGAAGGAACGTAA
- the metK gene encoding methionine adenosyltransferase, which yields MAPTRRFLFTSESVTEGHPDKIADQISDAIVDACLAEDPYSRVACETLLTTGLAFIAGEITTKAYVDFPAIVRGTVSSVGYVDAGYGFDAQTCSVISSIHEQSPDIKMGVDRDGAGDQGMMFGYASDENDAFMPTPIMLAHKLTLRLAEVRKKGELEYLRPDGKSQVTVEYDENHRPVRVDAVVISTQHSETVDNEKLHADVLKHVIQAAIPAQLLDADTKYHINPTGRFVVGGPMGDTGLTGRKIIVDSYGGMGRHGGGCFSGKDPTKVDRSGAYMARYIAKNIVAAGLAGRCEVQIAYAIGVAEPVSVLVDTFGTGKLPDEKFESLVRQNFRLTPRGIIESLDLRRPIYRKTAAYGHFGRKDPDFTWERTDKAAALREQAGVKAETAKTAK from the coding sequence TTGGCACCCACGAGACGCTTTCTTTTCACCTCGGAATCCGTCACCGAAGGACATCCTGACAAGATCGCCGACCAGATTTCCGACGCCATCGTCGACGCCTGCCTGGCCGAAGACCCTTACAGCCGCGTGGCCTGTGAGACTCTGCTGACCACCGGCCTGGCCTTCATCGCCGGCGAGATCACCACCAAGGCCTACGTGGACTTTCCCGCCATCGTGCGCGGCACGGTCTCGTCGGTGGGATATGTGGATGCGGGCTACGGATTCGACGCCCAGACCTGCTCGGTCATCAGTTCCATCCACGAGCAGTCGCCCGACATCAAGATGGGTGTGGATCGCGACGGCGCCGGCGACCAGGGCATGATGTTCGGCTATGCCTCCGACGAGAACGACGCCTTCATGCCCACTCCCATCATGCTGGCCCACAAGCTCACGCTCCGCCTCGCCGAGGTGCGCAAGAAGGGCGAACTCGAGTACCTGCGGCCCGATGGCAAATCGCAGGTCACCGTGGAATATGACGAGAACCACCGTCCGGTGCGCGTCGATGCCGTGGTCATCTCCACCCAGCACTCGGAAACCGTGGACAACGAAAAGCTGCACGCCGACGTGCTCAAGCACGTCATCCAGGCGGCGATTCCCGCGCAACTGCTCGACGCCGACACCAAGTACCACATCAATCCCACCGGCCGTTTCGTGGTGGGCGGTCCCATGGGCGACACCGGCCTCACCGGCCGCAAGATCATCGTGGACAGTTATGGCGGCATGGGCCGGCATGGCGGCGGCTGCTTCAGCGGCAAAGACCCGACCAAGGTCGACCGCTCCGGCGCCTACATGGCCCGCTATATCGCCAAGAACATCGTGGCCGCGGGCTTGGCGGGCCGCTGCGAAGTGCAGATCGCCTATGCCATCGGCGTGGCCGAGCCGGTCAGCGTGCTGGTCGATACCTTCGGCACCGGCAAGCTGCCCGATGAAAAGTTTGAGAGCCTGGTGCGCCAGAACTTCCGGCTCACGCCGCGCGGCATCATCGAGTCGCTCGACCTGCGCCGGCCCATCTACCGCAAGACCGCGGCCTACGGGCACTTCGGCCGCAAGGATCCGGACTTCACCTGGGAACGCACCGACAAGGCTGCGGCTCTGCGGGAGCAGGCCGGCGTGAAAGCGGAGACGGCAAAGACTGCAAAGTAG
- a CDS encoding HD domain-containing protein codes for MKNRKRPSRLKLQVRKVTPLSPRFVRAFRLAARLHAGQGRKGTEVPYLAHLMGVASLVLEAGGDEDLAIAALLHDAVEDCGGQPTLRLIRRQFGSRVARVVEECTDADTLPKPPWRERKQRYLAHLPQASADGRLVSAADKLHNARAILTDYRLVGDGVWDRFKGGRDGTLWYYRALVETFRRLGTNRVVEELARTVEELERAIGNKR; via the coding sequence ATGAAGAATCGCAAGCGCCCATCTCGGCTCAAGCTGCAGGTCCGCAAGGTGACGCCGCTTTCCCCGCGCTTCGTGCGCGCGTTCCGCCTGGCGGCGCGCCTGCACGCTGGGCAGGGAAGGAAGGGAACCGAGGTCCCGTATCTCGCGCACCTGATGGGTGTGGCCTCGCTGGTTCTGGAGGCGGGCGGCGACGAAGACCTGGCCATCGCCGCGCTGCTGCACGACGCTGTCGAAGACTGCGGCGGCCAACCGACGCTGCGCCTGATCCGCCGTCAGTTCGGCTCGCGCGTGGCTCGCGTGGTCGAAGAATGCACCGACGCCGACACCCTGCCCAAGCCTCCCTGGCGGGAGCGCAAGCAGCGTTACCTCGCCCATCTTCCCCAGGCTTCGGCCGATGGGCGACTGGTCTCCGCCGCCGACAAGCTGCACAACGCCCGCGCCATCCTCACTGACTATCGCCTGGTCGGTGACGGCGTCTGGGACCGCTTCAAGGGCGGACGCGACGGAACCCTCTGGTACTACCGTGCACTGGTCGAAACCTTCCGGAGGCTCGGCACCAACCGCGTGGTCGAAGAGCTGGCGAGGACGGTGGAGGAGCTGGAGAGGGCAATAGGCAATAAGCGATAA
- a CDS encoding pyridoxamine 5'-phosphate oxidase family protein, with amino-acid sequence MGSPFHEGELAVQKRAGVAVEAARLGRSIFDMIPRPAQRFLLERRFAVLGAADEEGRVWASLLAGPPGFLQTVDERTVRINTALPTEDPLANALHDAAPVGLVAIHFATRRRMRLNGEAHRTADGAIELHARECFGNCPRFIRPRREEEVATKTDSSVAHGTALNAEQQRWIAAADTFFVASRHPEAGVDASHRGGDPGFVQVLDERTLRWPDYPGNNMFQTLGNMAIDPAAGLLFLDFETGSTLQLSGRARTLWEPGRSVEFRVEQVVEGRGAVPLRWKLEMNL; translated from the coding sequence ATGGGAAGCCCTTTCCATGAAGGCGAACTGGCGGTGCAGAAGCGAGCGGGCGTGGCCGTGGAGGCGGCGCGGCTGGGCCGCAGCATCTTCGACATGATCCCGAGGCCTGCGCAGCGCTTTCTGCTGGAACGACGCTTCGCGGTCCTCGGAGCGGCCGACGAGGAGGGCCGTGTGTGGGCTTCCCTGCTCGCCGGCCCTCCGGGATTCCTGCAGACGGTGGACGAACGGACCGTGCGCATCAACACCGCGTTGCCGACGGAAGATCCGCTGGCGAATGCGCTGCACGACGCGGCGCCGGTGGGGCTGGTGGCCATCCACTTCGCCACGCGCCGGCGCATGCGCCTGAACGGCGAAGCTCATCGCACGGCCGATGGCGCGATCGAGCTGCATGCCCGCGAGTGCTTCGGCAACTGCCCTCGGTTCATCCGGCCACGCCGGGAAGAGGAGGTGGCGACGAAGACTGACTCGAGCGTAGCGCATGGGACGGCGCTGAACGCGGAACAACAGCGCTGGATCGCGGCGGCGGATACCTTCTTTGTCGCCAGCCGCCATCCGGAGGCGGGCGTGGATGCGTCGCATCGCGGGGGCGACCCGGGATTCGTGCAGGTGCTCGACGAGCGCACCCTGCGCTGGCCGGATTATCCCGGCAACAACATGTTCCAGACCCTGGGCAACATGGCGATCGATCCGGCGGCCGGATTGTTGTTCCTCGATTTTGAAACCGGCTCGACGCTGCAGCTCAGCGGCCGGGCGCGGACGCTGTGGGAACCGGGGAGGAGCGTCGAGTTCCGCGTGGAGCAGGTGGTAGAAGGCCGCGGCGCCGTGCCGTTGCGTTGGAAGCTCGAGATGAATTTGTAG
- a CDS encoding APC family permease — protein MSAPDQAVPSGSNRVRIVVATSVMLTFISFWRAAAIVLNDMGSSAFYAGSIAEQAVGKAAPWFVLGVMLFSFTVRAVYVESCSMFVRGGVYRVVKEAMGSGLAKVSVSALMFDYILTGPISGVSAGQYIGGLLNEVLSAADTHGWIPRAVHQLFDGTPQLPVSTTAVVVAIAVTLYYWWQNIKGIEESSEKALRVMEVTTIMVVLLLGWSIFTLLRGNYRLPPLPIPENLQFSEDALGFLKNAEWHKMFGLFGIMVAFGHAILAMSGEETLAQVYRELGHPKLPNLKRTALIIAIYSFLFTGISSLLVVMLVPDEVRMLPENKDNLLGTLTMYLAGPELLRLFFRAFVVIVGFLMLSGAINTSIVGSNGVLNRVCEDGVLTDWFRKPQRKYGTTYRILNMVVGLQLFTIIASRGDVYVLGEAYAFGVIWSFTFNSFSMLVLRFKYKGVRGWKVPPNITIRGVEIPVGLGSVFLVLLSTAIVNLFTKSVATIAGLIFTGVFFMIFAVSERINQRKLALSGRQLQEHFSLQHEETVQRETIGIRPGNVLVTVRDYNTMNHLKWVLERVDTKEQDVVVMAARLISGPGTGEYDLNTEQVFSDYEQTLFTRAVSVAESYGKHVSLLVVPARDVWSAIVQTANSLESSAVVAGLSTKMPSQMQGFYLGRAWEAMPEPKRQFVLQVVKPNFEVETYRIGPHTPDLKTEDIHLVHRLWLNITREQGLEKLHHSDIVSAALSRFARDYAGRDRDEILNLLKKKCK, from the coding sequence ATGTCAGCCCCTGATCAGGCTGTCCCTTCCGGTTCCAACCGGGTTCGCATCGTGGTCGCGACCTCGGTGATGCTCACCTTCATCTCCTTCTGGCGCGCCGCCGCCATCGTGCTCAACGACATGGGCTCGTCGGCTTTCTACGCCGGCAGCATCGCTGAACAGGCCGTGGGCAAGGCGGCGCCCTGGTTCGTCCTCGGCGTCATGCTGTTCTCGTTTACGGTCCGCGCCGTCTACGTGGAGAGCTGCTCCATGTTCGTGCGCGGCGGCGTCTACCGTGTGGTGAAGGAGGCGATGGGCAGCGGCCTGGCCAAGGTCTCGGTCTCTGCCCTGATGTTCGACTACATCCTCACCGGCCCCATTTCCGGCGTATCTGCAGGCCAGTACATCGGAGGCCTGCTGAACGAGGTTCTGTCCGCCGCCGACACGCATGGCTGGATCCCCCGCGCCGTTCACCAGCTTTTCGACGGGACCCCGCAGCTTCCGGTCAGCACCACTGCCGTGGTGGTGGCGATCGCGGTCACCCTCTACTACTGGTGGCAGAACATCAAGGGTATCGAGGAATCCAGCGAGAAAGCCCTGCGCGTGATGGAGGTCACCACCATCATGGTGGTGCTCCTGCTGGGCTGGTCCATATTCACTCTGCTGCGCGGCAACTACCGGCTACCGCCCCTGCCCATTCCCGAGAATCTCCAGTTTAGCGAAGACGCTCTCGGTTTCCTGAAGAACGCCGAGTGGCACAAGATGTTCGGCCTGTTCGGCATCATGGTGGCGTTCGGCCACGCCATCCTGGCCATGAGCGGCGAGGAAACGCTGGCCCAGGTCTACCGCGAACTCGGACATCCCAAGCTGCCGAACCTCAAGCGTACGGCGCTGATCATCGCCATCTACAGCTTCCTGTTCACCGGCATCTCTTCGCTGCTGGTGGTCATGCTGGTTCCCGACGAAGTCCGCATGCTCCCCGAGAACAAGGACAACCTGTTGGGCACCCTGACCATGTACCTCGCAGGCCCCGAGCTGTTGCGCTTGTTCTTCCGCGCTTTTGTGGTCATCGTGGGCTTCCTCATGCTTTCCGGCGCCATCAACACTTCCATCGTCGGCTCGAACGGCGTGCTCAACCGCGTGTGTGAAGACGGCGTCCTCACCGACTGGTTCCGCAAGCCCCAGAGGAAATACGGCACCACCTACCGCATCCTCAACATGGTGGTGGGACTGCAGTTGTTCACCATCATCGCCAGCCGAGGCGACGTCTACGTTCTCGGCGAAGCCTATGCCTTCGGCGTCATCTGGAGCTTCACGTTCAACAGCTTCTCCATGCTGGTGCTCCGCTTCAAGTACAAGGGTGTGCGCGGCTGGAAGGTGCCGCCCAACATCACCATCCGCGGGGTCGAGATCCCCGTGGGACTGGGCTCGGTCTTCCTGGTTCTGCTTTCCACCGCGATTGTGAATCTGTTCACCAAGTCGGTGGCGACGATTGCCGGCCTCATCTTTACCGGCGTCTTCTTCATGATTTTTGCCGTCTCCGAGCGCATCAACCAGCGCAAGCTGGCCCTCAGCGGCCGCCAGCTCCAGGAACACTTCTCGCTCCAGCACGAAGAAACTGTACAGCGCGAGACCATCGGCATCCGCCCCGGGAACGTCCTGGTCACCGTCCGCGACTACAACACCATGAACCACCTCAAGTGGGTGTTGGAGCGTGTGGACACCAAGGAACAGGACGTCGTGGTCATGGCGGCGCGCCTGATCTCCGGACCGGGCACAGGCGAGTACGACCTGAACACCGAGCAGGTCTTCAGCGACTACGAGCAGACCCTGTTCACCCGCGCCGTCTCCGTCGCCGAAAGCTACGGCAAGCACGTCTCCCTGCTGGTGGTGCCGGCCCGCGACGTATGGTCCGCCATCGTGCAGACCGCCAACTCGCTGGAATCCTCCGCCGTCGTCGCCGGCCTTTCCACCAAGATGCCTTCGCAGATGCAGGGCTTTTACCTGGGCCGCGCCTGGGAAGCCATGCCCGAGCCCAAGCGCCAGTTCGTGCTGCAAGTCGTCAAACCCAACTTCGAAGTCGAGACCTACCGCATCGGCCCGCACACGCCGGACCTGAAGACCGAGGACATCCACCTGGTCCACCGCCTGTGGCTCAACATCACCCGCGAACAGGGTTTGGAGAAGCTCCATCACTCGGACATCGTCTCCGCGGCACTCTCCCGCTTCGCGCGCGACTATGCGGGCCGAGATCGCGACGAAATCCTCAATCTGCTGAAGAAGAAGTGTAAGTGA